TCACCACGTATATTGAAGGAGACACAAGAACGAATTACTTTCAGGTATTCACATTGGGAGCTAAGCCTAAAACATGGAGATTTATCGAATGTGGCATTCCTCACATAACTTGGTCTAACGGTCTGTGTATTGATGGGTCTTTGTACTACATTGCCGGCCTGGACAAAGGAATGTGTCTGATGAGATTCGATTTGAACTCTGAGAAGTTTGATGTATTTGCTAGACTATCTAAGAAAATGGATACTTTGTTTTTTCTTGACGAAGGTTCAAAAACATTGATAAATTACCATGGCAAAGTAGCCATGGCCATTCGACCTTCTTACTCAGCGCCTTCAGTTGATTTGTTCGTTTTCCAAGCAGGAAAACAGGATTACAAAGCGAAGTCTTTTGATAATATTCCCCAGCTTCATTTACCTATAAAAGGTGTTATTAATCATATGGGTGACATTGTTTTTGCACCTATCCATTCCAGAAGTGAGGTTAATGTTATCCACCCCGATCTCAAGGGAGCTAGTTTTGAATCAAATTATTTCATGGGTTACGTAGAGAGTCTTATGCTGCTGTAATTAAGTTAGAGAGAGTTGTTATTATTTCCTTCGTTTGCTATCGGATGTTGCCATTACAGTTCATGTCTCTTGTCTAAACATGTTATTCTCTTTTGTATGCTACAAATCTTTCCTATATATATATATATTTGTTGTTGCTTATGACTTTTGCCTTGCACAATGCACAAGAGAGTAAAAAACATGGTCTCCAATGGCTTGTCCAGGCCACGAAAGCATACTTCGACATCACATTATACAATATAAGTTCGTTGAAGACTGAGCATGTTTAAAAAAAAAAAAAAAAAAAAAACCGGGCCTCGTAGTCTGGTGGTAAAGGAACCTCGGCTGAGGTGCCCGCCACCCGAGTTCGAACCCCGGCCACGAGGGGTATTTACATGGGCTGCCTCTCGCCCTCCAGACCACTTCGCGTAACCAGGGGCCCTTAAGTGGACGCTTAAAAATCCGTCGGTTCTTATCGGAAAAGTAAAAAAAAAAAAAAAAAAAAAAAAATGACTGAGCATGTTTGGAGACTTGTGAACATATATACAAAATAAAAAACCTTAATTAAAATCGAAACAGAAACTTTACTAAATTTACAATATTAACAAAAAACCTTAAACTACGTACATACCCTAAACTATATTTGCAAAGTGATTTATACACATGTTGTCACTACAATCATTCTCGCTGAAAAAAGATGACATGACACTTAAAATAGATGACATAGTTTTAGAAAATAGTGACATGACATCATATTAATTGTGAGATATAAATTTTTCTTATAAAAATTTAATTTTTCTTGCAGAGATTTTAAATATGGTAATAAAAACAACTCATATATCATCATTAATGTCAATTTTCCATATAAATATTTATTTATGGTAAACTATTAAATATATTAATAATTCATATATCATAATTAAAATAATAATATATATGTATATATGTATCTCATATTAATAAAAATAAACTAAATAAAGTAACACTAATCCAAAAAAATTGATAGTTAAATATTTAAACATTATTTAAATTTATATGTTCATCTTCATCATTTAAATTAACAAAAGGATTTTTCAGTTTAACTAAAACAAACAAAGTCTCAAATTTATTATAATTTATATTTATATGTAAATATATATATATTTAAAATAAATAGTCATTAAACACAATAATATAATTAAAACTATTTTTATAAAATCTAATTTTATCTTTATTAAAATTTGAATAAAATCAAATTTAAATATTTATACCGAATCAAAAGAAATAAGATTATAAAAATGTGTTTATGATGTTTTATAATTATTGAAGTTAAAATATAAATTAATAATGTTGAAATATAAATCAAAATTTCCTTTTGAAATAAAAATGTTACGCTAAAAATTAGTATGAGGAAGAAAGCACCAATTCCACATGGAATCTCTTGGATTTATTATTTATTTTACTATACATTCTCTAATAAATATCAACTAATAGTATTCAACCAATTCAAATATTTTCAATTAATGTTTTTTAAAAGTATACAACTTTTCAACGTTAATTAGTAAAAGTACATTAAAATTTTGAAAAATCTATCATTTTGGAACAAAAAATAAATATAGAAAATCATATTTTTAGGAAGGAACAGAGGTAGTAATAATTAGTGAGAGTGAGAATCATGAATGCGTTGTTCATCCATGGAGGAAGAAGAGTGTGTGGAGAGAAGTGAAGAGGAAATTTGGTTCCCTCACTGCTTCTTCTTCTTCTGATACTTGCACCCTTGTAGTATCAAGTATCAAGAAGAAGAAGATGAAGCTTCATCAATACTACAAATAAATAAATAAAATAAATCACTGCACTGTTCTGTTTCTGACATTGGAGAAGATATATATGTTATGA
This genomic interval from Brassica oleracea var. oleracea cultivar TO1000 chromosome C2, BOL, whole genome shotgun sequence contains the following:
- the LOC106323211 gene encoding putative F-box protein At5g15660, whose product is MSLHLCNNVVPLDLQIKILSLLPSKSLARFMAVSKSWQEIISSKSFIRSRSLTHPLRFLLALYDTDYETRRKNCSFFSSSSLPSSSSTSIPTNFLSKVTFPLHETYYPTYYVNGLLNIGEIICNPCTGKTVYLPELVYRRTRSDSIARPAERFFGYDPVNNQYKVLCLTTYIEGDTRTNYFQVFTLGAKPKTWRFIECGIPHITWSNGLCIDGSLYYIAGLDKGMCLMRFDLNSEKFDVFARLSKKMDTLFFLDEGSKTLINYHGKVAMAIRPSYSAPSVDLFVFQAGKQDYKAKSFDNIPQLHLPIKGVINHMGDIVFAPIHSRSEVNVIHPDLKGASFESNYFMGYVESLMLL